A single Cryomorphaceae bacterium DNA region contains:
- the gldA gene encoding gliding motility-associated ABC transporter ATP-binding subunit GldA yields the protein MSIEVKEVSKVYGEQKALDQVSFSIGTGEIVGFLGPNGAGKSTMMKIITCYLPQSGGQVTVNGFDVATESIKVREQVGYLPEHNPLYLDMYVREFLTFAAGISGAETLRVDEMIERTGLTPEKHKKISALSKGYRQRVGLAQALIHDPKVLILDEPTTGLDPNQIVEIRNLIKEIAQDKTIMLSTHIMQEVEAICDRVIIINKGKIVADKPTSELAGLTSKRQLVRVEFEGKVDTAALKRLSGIESMRELKKNTFEVESGSGQDLRKSLFQFAVEQDTTILEITQESKSLEQVFQELTK from the coding sequence ATGAGCATTGAGGTTAAAGAAGTCAGCAAGGTGTACGGCGAGCAAAAAGCGCTCGACCAAGTGTCTTTTTCCATCGGTACCGGCGAGATTGTCGGATTCCTCGGGCCCAACGGTGCCGGGAAATCTACCATGATGAAGATCATCACTTGCTACCTACCTCAAAGTGGAGGGCAAGTCACGGTCAACGGTTTTGACGTGGCCACAGAGTCCATAAAGGTGCGCGAGCAAGTCGGTTACTTGCCCGAGCACAACCCCTTGTACCTGGATATGTACGTGCGTGAGTTTTTGACTTTTGCGGCCGGTATTTCGGGCGCTGAGACCCTACGGGTCGATGAAATGATCGAACGCACGGGCCTCACTCCGGAAAAGCACAAGAAAATCTCCGCGCTCTCCAAAGGGTACCGTCAACGCGTGGGCTTAGCTCAGGCTTTAATTCACGACCCCAAGGTGCTCATTCTGGATGAGCCCACCACTGGACTCGATCCCAACCAGATCGTCGAGATTCGGAACCTCATCAAAGAAATTGCTCAAGACAAGACGATCATGCTCTCGACCCACATCATGCAGGAAGTCGAGGCCATCTGCGACCGTGTGATCATCATCAATAAGGGTAAAATTGTCGCCGACAAGCCCACGTCAGAATTGGCCGGCCTCACCTCCAAACGCCAGCTCGTTCGCGTGGAGTTTGAAGGGAAGGTCGACACAGCGGCGCTCAAGCGCCTCAGCGGTATAGAAAGCATGCGCGAACTGAAAAAAAATACCTTCGAGGTAGAGTCCGGAAGCGGTCAAGACCTCCGAAAATCCCTGTTCCAGTTCGCCGTAGAACAGGACACCACCATTCTGGAAATCACCCAGGAAAGCAAGTCCCTGGAACAGGTGTTCCAGGAACTCACCAAGTAA
- a CDS encoding T9SS type A sorting domain-containing protein, with translation MKLTLLTGAVIGLALQVSGQSFQSVDTNSVRMGINADGSHFWNGAFSQHEVPKGSGLSTLFAGEWWIGGFDQGGSLHLAAQTYRQTGWDFRQGPVNSTGQLDASYSKVWRISQQDVLTHQAQFQDPNYVIPQDILTWPGNGDVSNGEAAQLAPYFDVNGNGIYEPLQGDFPCIRGDQAVYAIYSDQREVQIGNGLDMDVEVHTMLYQFAPVPGAEFLDSIVFSHTEVYSRGTNGFSGVYMGHYVDFDIGIWDDDFFACDVARNLVYGQNGDGNDQGGYGTQPPAQGVLLLGAPEAPLQDGVDNDHDGIIDEPGEQLGFSSAMAFDGSNGALGIPSSLFEYYNCLTAHWADGTPLTRNGGNGHAPTGGTGPTTNFLYPGNTDPAWPGGTWSESTAGNTAGERRALMNIGPMDLDIGDHFGIDLAYVFATDEGIGTSRLVQVADSVRDWFDVQSFSCSSTIGLADEAEVEFSLFPNPVHNELHVQIQAPVEVEWKLYDLSGQLIREGRSDVPVFTLDLENLAAGSYLFEVSGQGLYATKPLVKQ, from the coding sequence ATGAAATTAACCTTACTCACAGGAGCGGTCATCGGACTTGCGCTCCAGGTATCCGGACAGTCGTTTCAGTCCGTGGATACCAACAGCGTCCGAATGGGAATCAACGCGGATGGCAGCCATTTTTGGAATGGAGCCTTCAGCCAACACGAGGTACCGAAAGGATCGGGCTTATCGACCCTATTTGCCGGAGAATGGTGGATTGGCGGTTTTGACCAAGGAGGTTCATTGCACTTGGCAGCGCAAACCTACCGACAAACAGGATGGGATTTTCGCCAAGGCCCGGTTAATTCTACCGGTCAGCTCGATGCTAGCTACAGCAAAGTCTGGAGGATCTCACAGCAAGATGTCTTGACACATCAGGCTCAATTTCAAGATCCGAACTACGTCATTCCTCAAGACATCCTCACCTGGCCAGGAAATGGCGATGTGAGCAATGGAGAAGCGGCCCAACTGGCTCCTTATTTTGATGTCAACGGAAACGGAATCTACGAACCACTCCAAGGCGATTTTCCCTGCATTCGCGGCGATCAAGCGGTCTATGCCATTTACAGTGACCAGAGAGAGGTTCAAATTGGAAACGGTTTGGACATGGATGTGGAAGTCCACACGATGCTCTATCAATTCGCCCCTGTACCGGGTGCGGAATTCTTAGACTCCATTGTTTTCAGTCATACCGAAGTATACTCTAGAGGAACCAATGGGTTTTCCGGCGTCTACATGGGGCATTACGTGGACTTTGATATTGGCATTTGGGACGATGATTTCTTCGCATGCGATGTTGCCCGTAATTTAGTTTACGGTCAAAATGGCGATGGAAATGATCAAGGCGGTTACGGAACCCAGCCTCCTGCTCAAGGAGTGCTGCTTTTGGGAGCTCCAGAAGCCCCATTGCAAGACGGTGTAGACAACGACCACGACGGCATCATCGACGAGCCAGGTGAGCAATTGGGTTTCTCTTCAGCCATGGCCTTTGATGGAAGTAATGGTGCTCTTGGTATTCCAAGTAGCTTATTTGAATACTACAACTGCCTCACGGCGCACTGGGCCGACGGCACGCCTTTGACCCGGAATGGGGGTAATGGCCATGCGCCTACCGGGGGTACTGGGCCCACAACGAACTTTCTTTATCCTGGAAACACAGATCCTGCTTGGCCAGGCGGAACCTGGTCCGAGTCTACGGCTGGGAATACGGCAGGTGAGCGCCGTGCCCTGATGAATATCGGTCCTATGGACCTAGACATCGGTGACCATTTCGGAATTGACTTGGCCTATGTTTTTGCTACCGACGAAGGCATCGGAACCTCTCGTCTGGTTCAGGTGGCCGATTCAGTGAGGGATTGGTTTGACGTTCAGTCCTTTTCGTGCAGCAGCACCATCGGCCTTGCTGACGAGGCGGAAGTTGAGTTTAGTCTGTTCCCGAATCCGGTGCACAATGAACTACACGTTCAGATTCAGGCTCCGGTGGAAGTGGAGTGGAAGCTCTACGACCTGAGTGGACAGCTCATCCGTGAAGGCCGATCCGATGTACCGGTCTTTACCTTGGATTTAGAAAATTTGGCTGCAGGAAGTTACCTGTTCGAGGTCAGTGGACAGGGACTCTACGCTACGAAGCCCTTGGTAAAGCAGTAA
- a CDS encoding T9SS type A sorting domain-containing protein: protein MCRLLLLSILLLPFGSNAQVFKSIDTNQVSVGLEASGIHFMDGQFNSSYWIPKGSGNSTIRFGQFWIGGWNANNDLHVAAEISPAVTGDFRPGPVNNDAITEPQYNRVWRVSRGEILSHQANYNQPGYIAPPDILDWPGNGDTLKGEAWQLAPYDDLNANGVYEPNFGETPCIRGDEAVYAIYSDQLDEAAGPGIGTDLIVEFHTMLYAYTAVPGHDYLDSTIFNHTVVHARGFQDFTDVYLGHYIDFDIGQFYDDYLGTDVPRDLFYAFNGNGVDADYGVDPPAQGVHVLNDPTGQGLHATMFYTDLTTATGLPLFDEHYYQSLTARWKDSTHLVFNNNNGHVGGGPGPDCNFMYSAGTDPNHPTPSWEEWSAAQNPGQRRAMGSIGPFDLNAGDRLEFDYVYLFGRKQFFGPAGGVQRIQFLSDQVDSWWAQQNYTCSSQTIGIDDLQPDYRVFPNPTSNQVHLQFDRQVQGRWQLITTDGRILQEGLLDEVQLQVDLQAVSSGLYFLRLQSDSWSATERIIKQ, encoded by the coding sequence ATGTGCCGCCTACTCCTCCTTTCGATTCTTCTACTGCCCTTCGGCTCAAATGCCCAGGTCTTTAAATCCATCGACACCAACCAAGTCTCCGTTGGCCTTGAAGCCAGTGGTATCCACTTCATGGACGGTCAATTCAACAGCTCTTATTGGATTCCCAAGGGCTCGGGAAACTCCACCATTCGCTTTGGTCAATTCTGGATTGGTGGCTGGAACGCGAACAACGACCTTCACGTCGCCGCTGAAATTAGCCCGGCAGTCACTGGCGACTTTCGCCCAGGACCGGTCAACAACGACGCCATTACCGAACCCCAATACAACCGAGTTTGGCGCGTTTCTCGAGGCGAAATTCTCAGCCACCAAGCCAACTACAACCAACCTGGCTACATAGCTCCACCAGATATTCTCGACTGGCCCGGTAACGGCGACACCCTAAAAGGCGAGGCCTGGCAACTTGCGCCTTATGATGACCTCAATGCCAATGGGGTCTACGAGCCCAATTTCGGTGAGACCCCATGCATTCGCGGCGATGAAGCCGTCTATGCCATTTATTCCGATCAGCTGGACGAAGCCGCCGGTCCGGGAATCGGAACCGATCTCATTGTGGAGTTTCACACCATGCTCTATGCCTACACAGCCGTACCCGGGCATGATTATTTGGACTCCACCATTTTCAACCATACGGTGGTTCACGCCCGAGGATTTCAGGATTTCACCGACGTCTACCTCGGCCACTACATCGACTTTGACATTGGCCAGTTCTACGATGATTACCTCGGAACCGATGTCCCTCGAGACCTCTTCTATGCCTTTAACGGCAATGGGGTAGATGCCGACTACGGCGTCGATCCTCCCGCACAAGGTGTCCACGTGCTCAATGACCCCACCGGCCAAGGCCTGCACGCCACCATGTTCTACACGGACTTGACCACGGCGACCGGACTCCCTCTTTTTGATGAGCATTATTATCAGAGCCTCACGGCTCGATGGAAGGATTCGACGCACTTGGTCTTCAACAACAACAATGGTCATGTCGGTGGCGGACCCGGACCCGACTGCAACTTCATGTATTCGGCTGGAACGGACCCGAATCATCCGACTCCCTCTTGGGAAGAATGGAGCGCCGCCCAAAATCCAGGGCAACGCCGAGCCATGGGCTCTATTGGTCCATTCGACTTAAACGCCGGTGATCGATTGGAATTTGACTACGTCTACCTCTTCGGTCGAAAGCAGTTCTTTGGCCCTGCCGGGGGTGTTCAGCGCATTCAATTTTTGTCCGATCAAGTGGACTCCTGGTGGGCGCAACAAAACTACACCTGCTCCAGTCAGACCATTGGAATCGACGATCTACAGCCCGATTATCGCGTCTTCCCGAATCCGACCTCCAATCAGGTCCACCTTCAGTTTGACCGACAAGTTCAAGGAAGATGGCAGCTCATCACCACCGATGGACGAATCCTTCAAGAGGGCCTTTTGGATGAGGTTCAGCTTCAGGTCGATCTTCAGGCCGTTTCCTCTGGGCTTTATTTCTTGCGTCTCCAAAGCGATAGTTGGAGTGCTACTGAGCGAATTATCAAACAGTAG